The Sorangiineae bacterium MSr11954 DNA segment TGTGAATGGCAAATTCGACCCACTCGCACGAGCGGGCGGCTCGCTGATCCAATCGAACGGTATCGGCCAAGCGGGAGATTGTACTTTCCGAAACGAACAGATCCCAGCTGGTTCCACCATCGTCGCCAAACGACGAACGACGCCGCTGTTCGGGTTCGGGCTCGTGGACGCGTTGCCCGAGAGCACGTTGATCGCGCTCCGGGACTCCCAGGCGGCGAACTCCCCGAGGCAGGCTGGAGTCCTCAACATGGTGCGCGACATCCGAAACAATCGGCTGGCGGTGGGCCGGTTCGGCTGGAAGGACCATGTCCCGAATCTGCATCAATTCTCCGGCGACGCTTACGTGAATGAAATGGGCATCACCAGCCCCGAATTCCCGACCGACAATTGCCCTCAGGGCGATTGCGCCGCCCTCGCGCGCTGCAACCCCACCCCCGGCATCAACGACGAGCTCGGAGAAGACGTGCAGCTCTTCGAAGATTTCATGACCTTCCTCGCCCCACCACCGGCTCTTCCGCTCGATGCGCGATCGACCCGCGGACGAACGCTGTTCAACAACATCGGCTGTCAGACCTGCCACGTGGCCAACCTCACCACCGGACCGAATCCATCCCGCGCGCTCGACCGCGTCACCTTCCACCCCTATTCGGATTTCCTGCTCCACGATATGGGCACGATGGGCGACGGCATCACACAGGACGGCGCAACGGGGACCCTCATGCGCACCGCGCCCTTGTGGGGGCTGCGCGCGATCAAGAGCTTCCTCCACGACGGCAGCGCCTTCACCGTGGAGCAGGCGATCGTGAATCACCTCGGCCAAGGCCGGGAGGCGCGCGACGCCTTCACGAGGCTGAGCACCCAGGACCGCCAGGACGTCTTGGCGTTCCTCAATACGCTGTAGCGGCCGTGCACAATGGCCGGTGCGCGGCCAAGTCGTGCCCCCCGCCCGGCCAAAATCCGTTCAGCTACAAAAAAACCGCGCCAGGCCGGCGGTTCCCCTAAGCTGAGAGCTCGATGTCGCTGCTTCGACGCCGTAAGCTTCGCCGCCCCCGCTCGCTCTGGATCCCCTCCGATGGACAGTCCCCCGCGCCCGCGCCGCCGTTCGAGCGCGGCATGGCCCGCCGTGATTTTTTGCGCATGGGCGCCGCGGCGCTCACCATGGGCGCCGCCCCGCTCGGCCTGGGGAGCCTGAGCGGCGCGGGCCTCGCGGGATGCCTCCCCAAAGGCTCGGCGGCCGGCGGCATCGAGCCCGACGGTCCGCCCAAGGCCCCGCCCGAGCACTGGGTGCGCGACGCACGCACCGCGGGGTTCGAGGTGATGATCGACGCCAGACCCCACGAGCTCGGAGAGCAGCTCGATATCCTCGCCGATTCGGGGGTCAACGTGGTCGAGGCCGACTGCGATCTTTCGGCCTATTTGACCAACTCCGAGTTCGACGAGCAGCTGGCCGTGCTCGATCTGGTGGCCTACGGCTCCCACCTGCGCGGCATGCGGTGCGTCGCATATTATCCGACACTCGAGGTGCTGAGCGCGGAGGCGGCCACCGCCCCGCACGTGCTGAGCAAAGAGCACCCGGACTGGCTGCAAATCGGCATCGACGGAAAGCCCAATATGTTCGTCGGCGGCGGCGGGCGCGTGTTCTGGGTCGATCCGGGGGTCGAGAGCGCCTGGACGTGCCCTCTGACGGGCTATCTCGACTACTACCTCGATCGCATCCGGCGCCTCACCGCCACCCGGCTCGATGGCGTTTGGGGCGACGTGCCTCTTTTGTCGGACATCGAGGGCGTTTGGCCGTGCACCAACGAGGCTTGCCGCACCAAGTTCAAAAACGACACCGGCATGGTGCTACCGGGCCAAGTCAATTGGGACGATCCCGTCTTCCGCCGCTGGGTGCTCTGGCGCCACCAGCTCATTTTCGATTTCGAGCAGGCCATTCTGCGCGCCGTCAAATCGGTGAAGGCCAGCGCCGAGGCCATCATCGAGACGGTCACCATGGACTACAACGGGGGGACCATCCAGGGACTGGACGGAGCCTTCGCGCACGCCGGGGAGCTGGTCCGCGTCTGGGAGGTCGACGCGGTGAGCGATGGGAGCGCCATGCGCGGCGGCACCGCCGACGACTGGATTTGCATGGCCGTCATGATGCGGCACGGCAGCGGCTCGTCGTTCGGCCAACCGTCGTGGATCTTCACCTACGGCCGCGAGGAGGACGACGCGGAGCGGGTCATGGCGCTCGCCATCGCCACCCGCAACAACCCCTACGAGACGAAGATCCCGCTCATGTGCACCACTGTGGGAAATGCGTACCGCAAACGCATGTACCGGTGGATGGACGCGCAGAAGGACCTTTACAGCTTGCCCGGCGCCAACCGCGCGGCGGTGCTCTTCTCCCCCGCCAGCCGCGATTTCCTCGATCGCAACTCGGGCGTGGGGCTCTACGCCTCCTTCTACGAGGCCGACGATCTCTGGTGGTCGGCCGAAAAGCAGGACTCCGCGCTGAAGATGGAATACCTCGCGGACTACCGGGGCACGTGCAAGGCGCTCATCCACGCGCACGTCCCCTTCGACGCGCTGCCCATCGCCGCCGCGACCCCGGAAATGCTTGCATCCTACAAGCTTTTGGCGATCCCCAGCCCCGCGTCGCTCTCGGCAGCGACCATTCAAATGCTCGACGCATACGTCACCCAAGGCGGGACCGTCATCGTCACGGGCCAAGAGGGCGGCTACTACGACGAGCACGGCACCGCGCGAACCGACGCGTCCTTCCTTCGCGCGATCGGCATCACCAACGCCGACATGGCCAACACC contains these protein-coding regions:
- a CDS encoding beta-galactosidase trimerization domain-containing protein; its protein translation is MSLLRRRKLRRPRSLWIPSDGQSPAPAPPFERGMARRDFLRMGAAALTMGAAPLGLGSLSGAGLAGCLPKGSAAGGIEPDGPPKAPPEHWVRDARTAGFEVMIDARPHELGEQLDILADSGVNVVEADCDLSAYLTNSEFDEQLAVLDLVAYGSHLRGMRCVAYYPTLEVLSAEAATAPHVLSKEHPDWLQIGIDGKPNMFVGGGGRVFWVDPGVESAWTCPLTGYLDYYLDRIRRLTATRLDGVWGDVPLLSDIEGVWPCTNEACRTKFKNDTGMVLPGQVNWDDPVFRRWVLWRHQLIFDFEQAILRAVKSVKASAEAIIETVTMDYNGGTIQGLDGAFAHAGELVRVWEVDAVSDGSAMRGGTADDWICMAVMMRHGSGSSFGQPSWIFTYGREEDDAERVMALAIATRNNPYETKIPLMCTTVGNAYRKRMYRWMDAQKDLYSLPGANRAAVLFSPASRDFLDRNSGVGLYASFYEADDLWWSAEKQDSALKMEYLADYRGTCKALIHAHVPFDALPIAAATPEMLASYKLLAIPSPASLSAATIQMLDAYVTQGGTVIVTGQEGGYYDEHGTARTDASFLRAIGITNADMANTSGSFIVRAKGRGTVAYTAIRAGQAYLQTTEPAMLAQYIQTAEKAGARVTSTAPKEVLMDLRRAPNGVVLVCASMYGLGTRGGGAAQYAQQDTTFRVSIPEEGKTPVRVQFSEPTAGASDRDLPFTRDKGLVSFDLTVRALALVRIELA